A part of Clostridia bacterium genomic DNA contains:
- a CDS encoding S-layer homology domain-containing protein — protein MNKMKFGMLILACMMFLMQPVVHAKSLREALNENFWIYSTDENKEGVFKYAGSDVDREIRNNLPYEYTRANWFPSEVRGRYIWIDKDKTYRIYRIRNSAVSMDLGYHSVYDFVNYAKNNELSLLFTETSNWEGPVISAEKYITSMWGTQNVEERYRDRPEGSYYWIYNVTSAKTQALVDYLFSVTDLTGIGDVECVKIIRHEPVTYIYIKADGTEYAIPFSTGYSMMVYSSAVFKLEFEFEEGKLYTAEEMYRSIAEQYEATIEQLIKDHEKEVFYGGVKLSPDDIPKIRESFVIPENNIMATSGEMAEKMKQVGLIKGNGEDLMIFDNLTRAEGITMLLRMIGEEENASQAQPANVFSDVDESHWACANISYAYAEGLTKGTSETTFSPEEKLSAPQFMVMLLRAMGYDSYEGETLTLENANEIAKKVGFNTDFYDVQDLKRGHMATIASHALNVVTANGKTVAENLLDEGVITTEQFETISASDFYTVPYKEKEPWKIEGYPAFPDVTQKHYAIYKEATRDNRTEVAFFDIENEQEGDCLVYDGSSLLLSDNARYVNSVKYVLSGNTWIKFEEGYPAISNYASEVLASDLEITD, from the coding sequence ATGAATAAAATGAAATTTGGCATGCTCATATTGGCGTGTATGATGTTTCTAATGCAACCTGTTGTACATGCAAAGTCGCTAAGAGAGGCATTAAATGAAAATTTTTGGATTTATTCTACAGATGAAAACAAGGAGGGTGTTTTTAAGTATGCAGGCTCAGATGTGGACAGAGAAATTAGAAATAATTTACCATACGAATACACTCGAGCAAATTGGTTTCCATCAGAAGTGCGCGGACGTTATATTTGGATAGACAAAGATAAAACTTATAGGATATATCGGATTCGGAACAGTGCCGTTTCTATGGATTTAGGATATCATAGTGTATATGATTTTGTTAATTATGCTAAGAATAACGAGTTATCATTATTATTTACCGAAACATCAAATTGGGAAGGGCCTGTAATCAGTGCCGAAAAATATATAACTTCCATGTGGGGAACGCAGAATGTGGAAGAAAGGTATAGAGACCGACCGGAAGGCTCTTATTATTGGATATATAATGTAACAAGTGCTAAAACCCAGGCTTTGGTTGATTATCTGTTTTCTGTAACTGATTTGACAGGGATAGGCGATGTGGAATGTGTAAAAATCATTCGTCACGAGCCTGTTACTTACATATATATCAAAGCAGACGGAACAGAATATGCAATTCCATTTTCTACAGGATACTCAATGATGGTGTATTCAAGTGCAGTATTCAAATTGGAGTTTGAGTTTGAAGAAGGCAAATTGTATACCGCAGAAGAGATGTATCGCTCTATCGCAGAACAATATGAAGCTACAATTGAACAACTCATTAAAGATCATGAAAAAGAAGTTTTTTATGGTGGTGTAAAGCTTTCACCAGACGATATTCCAAAAATTCGTGAAAGCTTTGTTATACCGGAAAATAATATTATGGCAACATCCGGTGAAATGGCAGAAAAAATGAAACAGGTTGGCTTAATAAAGGGAAATGGCGAAGATTTGATGATTTTTGATAATCTAACCCGCGCCGAGGGCATTACAATGTTGCTTCGGATGATTGGCGAAGAGGAAAACGCAAGTCAAGCACAGCCGGCAAATGTTTTTTCGGACGTGGACGAAAGCCATTGGGCATGTGCTAACATTTCGTATGCTTATGCGGAAGGTCTAACAAAAGGAACAAGTGAAACTACATTTTCTCCTGAAGAAAAATTGTCTGCACCACAGTTTATGGTGATGTTGCTTCGTGCGATGGGATATGACAGTTACGAGGGCGAAACACTGACTTTAGAAAATGCGAATGAAATTGCTAAAAAAGTCGGCTTTAACACAGACTTTTATGACGTTCAAGATTTAAAACGAGGACATATGGCAACAATTGCATCCCATGCCTTGAATGTGGTTACAGCAAATGGCAAAACAGTCGCAGAAAATTTACTTGACGAGGGTGTTATTACTACAGAACAATTTGAAACAATCAGTGCCTCTGATTTTTACACCGTACCATACAAGGAAAAAGAACCTTGGAAAATTGAAGGGTATCCCGCTTTTCCGGATGTAACACAAAAGCATTATGCTATTTACAAAGAAGCGACACGAGACAACCGCACAGAAGTGGCATTTTTTGATATTGAAAATGAACAAGAAGGCGATTGCTTGGTTTATGACGGATCATCCTTGCTCTTGTCAGACAATGCTCGCTATGTCAATAGTGTAAAATACGTTTTGAGTGGTAATACGTGGATTAAGTTCGAAGAAGGATATCCTGCAATCAGCAATTACGCATCCGAAGTATTGGCATCTGATTTGGAGATAACAGACTAA
- a CDS encoding alpha/beta hydrolase, producing MKQINLWETVPGICEEIPIIEYYPAHIKKTDATVVILPGGGYVKRAEHEGKSYAQLLNSFGMDAFVCQYRVAPHCYPLPLMDARRAVQFVRSNAKKLCLDCEKVGIMGSSAGGHLAASVCTLQDEFEELYVQKDNIDAENYLPDFQILCYPVIALVDFGHIYSGSNLIGDTDLSNPLRDKLSCQTNVHEKTPKAFIWHTLTDMAVSVQNSLSYASALHKNGIPTELHVFPHGRHGLGVATDEPHIAQWTDLLKRWLILNGLL from the coding sequence ATGAAACAAATAAACTTATGGGAAACTGTTCCCGGAATATGTGAGGAAATTCCGATTATTGAATACTATCCGGCACATATTAAAAAAACAGATGCAACAGTTGTGATACTCCCCGGCGGTGGATATGTAAAACGAGCGGAACATGAGGGAAAGAGTTACGCACAACTTCTAAACAGTTTTGGTATGGATGCGTTTGTCTGTCAGTACAGAGTTGCTCCGCATTGCTATCCGTTACCATTGATGGATGCACGTCGTGCGGTACAATTTGTAAGAAGTAATGCAAAGAAATTATGTCTTGATTGTGAAAAAGTCGGTATTATGGGTTCTTCAGCAGGCGGACATTTAGCAGCTTCTGTTTGCACTTTACAGGATGAATTTGAAGAACTATATGTACAAAAAGATAATATAGACGCTGAAAATTATCTTCCGGATTTTCAGATTTTGTGCTATCCGGTGATTGCTCTTGTTGATTTTGGGCATATCTATTCCGGCTCAAATCTTATTGGCGATACCGACTTGTCTAATCCGTTAAGGGACAAGCTTTCTTGCCAAACTAATGTGCACGAAAAAACACCCAAAGCCTTTATATGGCATACATTAACCGATATGGCGGTTTCGGTGCAAAATAGTTTGAGTTATGCGTCCGCTCTTCATAAAAATGGCATTCCAACAGAACTTCATGTATTTCCGCACGGCAGACATGGCCTTGGTGTTGCAACAGATGAACCTCATATTGCACAGTGGACAGATTTACTGAAAAGATGGCTCATTCTTAACGGATTGCTGTAA
- a CDS encoding S8 family serine peptidase encodes MKKSISVFLIFVYIIGLLSVNSFAETSTTAVEEYQEIIVKFKEGTTAEAPVALFMTEDGESPLEVVRSIETRSGNVELIKVSEYVSTEEVLSYYDEDPNVEFAEPNYKLYADSTQNDPLFNEQWALKNSGQRIESSTGISGMDIQAASAWKESWFDEEGVIVAVIDGGIQYDHPDLLDAMFVNTAEIAGNSLDDDGNGFVDDVRGWDFVLETNDPIDDSEKSEEDSSVGALDKHGTHVAGIIGAASNGVGVQGVAPKAKILPLKIMNDGVGTVYDAIQAIQYADAMGVHIVNCSWSLPNYSAALEDAMQKSNMLFVCSAGNNGNDLSQVKRYPSSFGLSNVISVAFMNNKGVLDTRSNYGENVDIVAPGTDIISTIPNDDYGYLSGSSMAAPFVTGVAALVKGHENNISAQEIKQRILSSATLADSLTDKVKCGGFLNAANALCVPVIPNGDNHTKAYAATAETMANKMYRVGGYTEDGYLNTISEYNVYTNEWTSKTPMSSSRANHASAVVGSKLYVFGGMNSTGVLTGAEAYNSKTDQWEVLEAVPVGITGATAVAAGNNIYLFGGVVNGDYVKTIYEYNISDDSWSVKGNLPAPVGFMAGALAKDGKVYLFGGCNNEKCLKQVLCYDPEENTTTVVGNMPEPKRNAYALAMQDKIYVVGGQNDVLVDGEDRVIKNSTSSAQSMSNSAFEYDIVNNSWSSLLDLDVYASGAATVYYQNELYYLGGWMGEILDQTASYKGFNVPQNISVVMQNDKIRVSWDSLPGATHYYVEQDGVVSEQLSTTYKEYPYSGAGVHAFRVRAEKDGKKYAWSKVVSNHESEQMSDAIDISDIDSYSRAFSNEFDTHWYKIQKDHLGTLNLKLINIPENCEYQIALCDYSGVILALGQNDNGEMTIDNFSIEPYTYYIRVFPTSGVNAEQEYTLSYEFEEVYSDEIPERVYADLLMPDSYEMTGESVQLNSIEDYPDADFNVGSEQVKEDSVVLSINSDVSDYDETFPYVKEILEARAAEAIATVSEDTVVANSTSELSYLEYDSFYVTNSSSSTYHDLGINGATSFLQELQENPNLRGKIVVSLASSDEADEFLCAPASSSLMGGNGYTVLNSAFYDYGNNAKSLSVLVEGANAVTVPQFAISVRCSGEYTLKVTLLYNSSGAEDYAVLNDSRENSVSTGELTTISFDANNYAVQVGKLDHALDVDFFKVTLNAGDKLSLRLQTPDGVSDLYSPQIFNTEKQVISTSWKASNKNSMQTEAIAENTGTYYVVVYPSKIFNASNHLDKYDESFSPAKNYTLKLYKSPQGTYESFEVNDWFEVNESESLLINSIGSHEKKATVIRSSIDSPGDKDIYPVQMKAGDKLSVQLRNKQDNDQGEYRISILEDLDKDVDEYNRGYVNFQQKTFDNPFNAKNNYTKYVTFIAPDTETFYVQVHSADDRYYNASFGKGYELLITHVPKNELDAYESHGEYSNDFRGNLAKISETEGQDPQYGFIDTSVLVEDGVCSNLSLDNQLDIDWYKIEIPEANGAVVKKVTLESSDSELLRLLVHDISGNTIATQSGETWMAQPGGIYYFAVYSSSSNYSSKITYTMRIEDTTQKIASVQYNGGVAPKMGTNTLKIELNGLEVGKQYECQISFSWQGGKAPATIKEVVVPESETKSLCKNIEIEDFGDGLMTIVDLKLNGEAIGYKTISSFVTNNKINFTPVGGGKYFYISNKEWITERDLADNPNGYTQDEVNEEALAQLYSTDEYLNEIGAPIIPRLLYQQNLDTDNYELFAFFHNGLHMNGAIDMYKDLEEKPFVDDIFVNIQFFNHTDQDVTINFERFGYQIPSNKEEAPYNCKSYACLNAFSDYYQLPFYKSNYIGDGKEVDNYADYYCSDTLPLRLIDDGDGVEGITLESGESFWLFDINETQKGNTKYAVPNIYGNKSNYSRADLIQILTQFSVKGSVQMNVMAYKDFSNVNGVAQAGYYYHDTWDSTIKGMANSLAEVETELAFELDSSLKFDDKPKTENKEKYMSLPVVVQNQFYDAKQAWSWLTNINAQSDDIRGRNNSDGTPLRTDILTSPTPDRADESGMLELIYSDGLKLFHYTESAPNVEREENWIFNTKRSDTTWQGNQRAGAEYVDQGPNFILEVPNAPYQFENTNVACSMANYGVRYRYKISINNKGGKRKVFYDVATISHIIGIDNLSKEVKIKGDVKNDKNEEVFHNLFEFDLPANRISEFDITVILPTGDPGRIANRIIVKEVNENE; translated from the coding sequence ATGAAAAAATCTATTTCAGTTTTTTTGATATTTGTGTATATAATTGGATTGTTGTCCGTTAATTCTTTTGCAGAGACAAGCACAACAGCAGTTGAAGAATATCAAGAAATAATTGTAAAATTTAAAGAAGGGACCACAGCAGAAGCTCCTGTTGCATTATTCATGACAGAAGATGGCGAGTCTCCTTTAGAAGTTGTTCGTAGCATTGAAACGAGAAGTGGTAATGTCGAACTTATTAAAGTTTCCGAATATGTTTCAACAGAGGAAGTCTTATCGTATTATGACGAAGATCCAAATGTTGAATTTGCTGAACCTAATTATAAACTTTATGCGGACAGCACACAGAATGACCCGCTTTTTAATGAGCAGTGGGCTCTGAAAAATTCCGGTCAAAGAATAGAAAGTTCGACAGGTATTTCCGGTATGGATATACAAGCGGCATCTGCTTGGAAAGAAAGCTGGTTTGATGAGGAAGGCGTTATTGTTGCTGTGATTGATGGTGGAATTCAATACGATCACCCTGATTTGCTAGATGCTATGTTTGTCAATACTGCCGAAATTGCTGGAAATTCGTTAGATGATGATGGAAATGGGTTTGTTGACGATGTACGTGGTTGGGACTTTGTTTTGGAAACAAACGATCCCATAGATGATAGTGAAAAAAGTGAAGAAGATTCATCTGTCGGTGCATTGGACAAGCACGGAACACATGTAGCGGGTATTATTGGTGCTGCATCAAATGGTGTTGGCGTGCAAGGTGTTGCGCCTAAAGCAAAGATTCTACCGTTAAAGATTATGAACGATGGCGTAGGTACAGTGTATGATGCAATTCAAGCAATACAGTATGCTGATGCAATGGGAGTTCATATTGTAAATTGCAGCTGGAGCCTACCAAATTATTCAGCGGCATTAGAGGACGCCATGCAAAAAAGTAACATGTTGTTTGTTTGCTCAGCAGGCAACAATGGAAATGACTTATCACAAGTTAAAAGATACCCATCTAGTTTTGGACTTTCTAATGTTATATCGGTAGCGTTTATGAACAATAAAGGTGTTTTGGACACAAGATCGAATTATGGTGAAAACGTAGATATTGTTGCTCCGGGCACCGATATAATTAGCACAATTCCAAATGATGATTACGGATATTTAAGCGGTAGTTCTATGGCAGCACCTTTTGTAACAGGTGTAGCAGCATTGGTGAAAGGCCATGAAAATAACATATCTGCACAGGAAATTAAGCAGCGAATTTTAAGTTCGGCTACTTTAGCAGATTCTCTAACGGATAAAGTGAAATGCGGCGGCTTTCTAAATGCAGCAAACGCCCTTTGTGTTCCTGTTATACCTAATGGTGATAATCATACCAAAGCATATGCGGCAACCGCTGAAACAATGGCTAATAAAATGTACCGTGTCGGTGGATATACTGAGGACGGCTATCTCAATACCATTAGCGAATATAATGTATATACGAATGAATGGACTTCCAAAACTCCCATGTCGTCATCACGCGCCAATCACGCGTCTGCAGTTGTAGGCTCAAAACTGTATGTGTTTGGTGGCATGAATAGTACAGGTGTTTTAACAGGTGCGGAGGCATATAATTCGAAGACTGACCAGTGGGAAGTTTTAGAAGCTGTGCCTGTGGGAATTACAGGAGCAACAGCTGTTGCTGCAGGTAATAATATTTATTTGTTCGGTGGCGTTGTAAATGGCGATTATGTGAAAACTATATACGAATATAATATTTCTGATGACAGTTGGAGTGTTAAAGGAAATCTTCCGGCTCCGGTTGGATTTATGGCAGGCGCTTTAGCAAAAGATGGTAAGGTGTATTTGTTTGGTGGTTGTAACAACGAGAAGTGCTTGAAGCAAGTGCTGTGTTATGACCCTGAAGAAAACACAACTACGGTTGTAGGAAATATGCCGGAACCCAAACGCAATGCTTATGCACTTGCAATGCAAGATAAAATATATGTTGTTGGCGGTCAAAATGACGTATTGGTAGATGGTGAAGACAGAGTTATAAAGAATAGCACCTCAAGTGCACAATCTATGTCGAATTCTGCATTTGAATACGATATAGTAAACAATTCATGGTCTTCCTTGCTTGATTTGGATGTATATGCATCTGGTGCAGCAACAGTGTATTACCAAAATGAATTGTATTATTTAGGTGGTTGGATGGGCGAAATTTTGGATCAGACGGCATCTTACAAAGGATTTAATGTTCCACAGAATATTTCTGTAGTTATGCAGAACGACAAAATACGTGTGTCTTGGGATTCACTACCCGGTGCAACACATTATTATGTGGAGCAAGATGGCGTAGTTTCTGAACAATTATCTACCACTTATAAGGAATATCCTTATTCGGGTGCAGGAGTACATGCGTTTCGTGTTCGAGCTGAAAAAGATGGAAAAAAATATGCGTGGAGTAAAGTTGTAAGCAATCACGAAAGCGAACAAATGTCGGATGCAATCGATATTTCTGATATAGATTCGTATTCAAGAGCATTTAGCAATGAATTTGATACGCATTGGTATAAAATTCAAAAAGACCATTTAGGGACATTGAATTTAAAATTGATAAATATTCCGGAAAATTGCGAGTATCAGATTGCACTTTGCGACTATAGTGGCGTAATTCTTGCTTTAGGTCAAAATGATAACGGGGAAATGACTATTGACAATTTTTCAATTGAGCCTTATACTTACTATATAAGAGTATTCCCGACATCAGGTGTAAATGCAGAGCAGGAATATACATTGTCTTATGAGTTTGAAGAAGTTTATTCTGATGAAATACCCGAAAGAGTATATGCTGATTTGTTAATGCCTGATAGTTATGAAATGACAGGTGAAAGTGTTCAGCTGAACAGCATAGAAGATTATCCTGATGCCGATTTTAATGTTGGAAGTGAACAAGTTAAAGAGGATAGTGTTGTACTTTCAATAAATTCGGACGTATCCGATTATGATGAAACATTTCCTTATGTAAAAGAAATTTTAGAAGCTCGAGCGGCTGAAGCTATTGCCACTGTATCCGAGGATACAGTGGTAGCAAACAGTACAAGTGAATTGTCCTATTTAGAATATGATTCGTTTTATGTGACAAATAGCAGTAGTTCTACATATCATGATTTAGGTATAAATGGTGCAACTTCCTTTTTGCAAGAACTGCAAGAAAATCCCAATCTTAGAGGTAAAATAGTTGTTTCGTTAGCGTCTTCTGATGAAGCTGATGAATTCTTGTGTGCTCCGGCAAGTAGTTCCCTTATGGGCGGAAATGGATATACTGTTTTGAATTCTGCATTCTATGATTATGGTAATAACGCAAAAAGTTTATCTGTTTTAGTAGAAGGTGCGAATGCGGTAACAGTTCCGCAATTTGCTATATCTGTTCGGTGTTCCGGAGAATATACTTTAAAAGTTACATTATTATATAATTCTTCCGGGGCAGAAGACTACGCAGTCCTCAACGATTCGCGCGAAAATAGTGTATCGACAGGGGAGTTGACGACTATTTCGTTTGATGCCAACAACTATGCGGTTCAGGTCGGTAAGCTGGATCATGCATTGGATGTTGACTTTTTTAAGGTTACCTTGAATGCAGGCGATAAACTGTCTTTGCGTTTACAAACTCCGGATGGTGTTAGCGATTTATATTCACCACAAATTTTCAATACCGAAAAACAAGTGATAAGCACTTCGTGGAAGGCATCAAACAAAAATAGTATGCAAACCGAGGCTATTGCTGAAAATACCGGTACTTATTATGTGGTAGTGTATCCAAGCAAAATCTTTAATGCAAGCAATCATTTAGATAAATATGATGAAAGTTTTAGTCCGGCAAAAAACTATACGTTGAAATTGTATAAAAGTCCACAAGGTACATACGAAAGCTTTGAAGTCAATGACTGGTTTGAAGTGAATGAATCTGAGTCGTTGTTAATAAACAGCATAGGATCGCATGAGAAGAAAGCGACTGTGATTAGAAGCTCTATTGACTCTCCGGGAGATAAAGACATTTATCCTGTTCAAATGAAAGCAGGGGACAAACTAAGTGTTCAGCTTAGGAACAAACAAGACAACGACCAAGGTGAATATCGAATCAGTATCCTGGAAGATTTAGACAAAGATGTTGACGAATATAATCGGGGCTATGTGAATTTTCAGCAAAAAACCTTTGACAATCCGTTTAATGCGAAAAATAACTATACTAAATATGTAACTTTCATTGCCCCAGATACAGAGACGTTCTATGTTCAAGTTCATAGTGCGGATGATAGATATTACAATGCATCATTCGGTAAAGGGTATGAGCTGCTTATTACACATGTTCCGAAAAATGAGTTGGATGCGTATGAAAGCCATGGAGAATATTCGAATGACTTTAGAGGGAATTTAGCCAAAATTTCTGAAACAGAAGGACAAGATCCGCAATATGGATTTATTGATACTTCTGTGCTTGTAGAGGATGGTGTATGTTCGAATTTGTCATTGGATAATCAATTGGATATTGATTGGTACAAAATTGAAATTCCTGAAGCTAATGGTGCAGTAGTAAAAAAAGTAACATTGGAATCATCAGATTCCGAACTATTGCGTCTGTTAGTACACGATATATCCGGCAATACAATTGCTACGCAAAGTGGAGAAACGTGGATGGCGCAACCGGGAGGCATCTACTATTTTGCTGTCTATTCAAGCTCGTCAAATTATTCTTCCAAAATTACTTATACGATGCGCATAGAAGATACTACACAAAAAATTGCTTCGGTGCAATATAATGGTGGAGTAGCTCCAAAGATGGGAACAAACACTTTGAAAATTGAATTAAACGGATTAGAAGTTGGAAAGCAATATGAGTGTCAAATCAGTTTTAGTTGGCAAGGCGGAAAAGCTCCTGCGACTATAAAGGAAGTGGTTGTACCAGAATCCGAAACAAAGTCTTTGTGTAAAAATATTGAAATAGAAGACTTTGGAGACGGCTTAATGACAATAGTGGATTTGAAGCTGAATGGTGAGGCGATTGGGTATAAGACTATCAGTAGTTTTGTCACAAACAACAAAATTAATTTTACTCCGGTAGGCGGAGGTAAATACTTCTATATTAGCAATAAAGAGTGGATAACAGAGCGAGACTTGGCAGATAATCCTAATGGTTATACGCAGGACGAGGTGAATGAAGAAGCGTTAGCACAACTATATAGTACAGACGAGTATTTGAATGAGATTGGCGCGCCTATTATACCTAGATTGTTATATCAGCAAAATCTCGATACTGATAATTATGAGCTTTTTGCTTTTTTTCATAATGGTTTACATATGAATGGTGCAATTGATATGTATAAGGATCTTGAGGAGAAACCATTTGTTGATGATATTTTTGTCAATATACAATTTTTTAATCATACGGATCAAGATGTTACAATTAATTTTGAACGTTTTGGATATCAAATACCAAGCAACAAGGAAGAAGCACCATACAATTGCAAGAGTTACGCATGTTTAAATGCTTTTTCCGATTATTATCAGTTGCCGTTTTACAAGAGTAATTATATAGGAGATGGCAAGGAAGTCGATAATTATGCAGATTATTATTGTTCGGATACATTGCCATTGAGACTGATAGACGATGGCGATGGTGTAGAAGGTATTACACTTGAATCAGGTGAAAGTTTTTGGCTCTTTGATATTAACGAGACACAAAAAGGTAATACTAAATATGCTGTTCCAAATATTTATGGAAATAAAAGTAATTATTCACGAGCAGACTTGATTCAGATTTTAACTCAATTTAGTGTTAAGGGTTCTGTTCAAATGAATGTAATGGCGTATAAAGATTTTTCGAATGTGAACGGTGTCGCTCAGGCAGGGTATTATTACCATGATACTTGGGATTCAACTATAAAAGGTATGGCGAACAGTCTTGCAGAGGTTGAAACAGAGCTTGCGTTTGAGCTAGATAGCAGTTTAAAGTTTGATGACAAACCAAAAACAGAGAACAAGGAGAAGTACATGTCGCTTCCTGTTGTTGTCCAAAATCAATTTTATGATGCGAAGCAAGCATGGTCGTGGTTAACAAATATAAATGCGCAGTCTGATGATATAAGAGGAAGAAACAATTCGGATGGTACGCCTTTACGTACAGATATTTTAACAAGTCCAACTCCTGATAGAGCTGACGAAAGTGGAATGTTAGAGCTTATATATAGCGATGGACTTAAACTTTTTCATTATACGGAAAGTGCTCCAAATGTAGAAAGAGAAGAAAACTGGATATTTAACACTAAAAGAAGTGATACAACGTGGCAAGGTAATCAAAGAGCGGGAGCTGAATATGTTGACCAAGGTCCTAATTTTATATTAGAAGTTCCTAATGCTCCATACCAGTTTGAAAATACGAATGTAGCATGTAGTATGGCCAATTACGGTGTACGCTATCGTTATAAAATTTCGATTAATAATAAGGGAGGAAAAAGAAAAGTTTTCTATGATGTTGCTACCATATCACACATTATTGGTATTGATAATTTGAGTAAAGAGGTGAAAATAAAAGGTGATGTTAAGAATGACAAGAATGAAGAAGTGTTCCATAACTTGTTTGAGTTTGATTTGCCGGCGAATAGAATAAGCGAATTTGATATCACGGTGATATTACCCACAGGAGATCCTGGCAGAATTGCCAATCGTATAATTGTAAAGGAAGTGAATGAGAATGAATAA
- a CDS encoding cyclic lactone autoinducer peptide yields MKKIKAFLFKHATTIAALALFVGVKTMESACWTYFYQTKVPEEMNAYRM; encoded by the coding sequence ATGAAAAAAATAAAAGCGTTTTTGTTTAAACATGCTACAACTATAGCAGCTCTTGCATTATTTGTTGGTGTTAAAACTATGGAATCTGCATGTTGGACATATTTTTATCAAACAAAAGTGCCCGAAGAGATGAATGCGTATCGAATGTAA
- a CDS encoding AraC family transcriptional regulator — translation METNVTNQMQFMPKYYGHESCLPGHSYGPVVRIEYLIHYVVSGCGIFKTHGNEYTVNPGEMFVVTPGEEYYYRADEKTPWSYIWIGFSSSEPLPFDDIIDCCEAGKIFEEIKNCEHQQAQTIPFLTARIWDLYALLSNQNNYATKYIDKALDIIHTCYMNELSVSIIADKLNLSRNHLTLLFKEKMGITPKQYLIHFRMKTAADLLTVYQKSIAVVAASVGYPDPFVFSRTFKNHFGVSPMQYIQRLEKPTRSFNEFKLT, via the coding sequence ATGGAAACAAATGTAACAAACCAAATGCAATTTATGCCAAAATACTACGGCCATGAGAGCTGTCTGCCCGGTCATTCTTACGGCCCTGTGGTACGAATCGAGTATTTAATTCACTATGTAGTTTCCGGCTGCGGTATTTTCAAAACACACGGTAATGAATATACTGTAAATCCGGGAGAAATGTTTGTTGTAACACCCGGCGAAGAATATTACTACCGTGCAGACGAGAAAACACCCTGGTCCTATATCTGGATAGGCTTCTCTTCAAGCGAGCCTTTACCGTTTGATGATATAATTGATTGCTGTGAGGCGGGAAAAATATTTGAAGAGATTAAAAATTGTGAGCATCAGCAGGCACAAACTATTCCGTTTTTAACTGCCAGAATCTGGGATTTGTACGCGCTGTTATCCAATCAAAATAACTACGCCACAAAATACATTGATAAAGCTTTAGATATTATACACACATGCTATATGAATGAATTATCCGTAAGCATTATCGCGGACAAGCTCAATTTAAGCCGAAACCATCTTACACTGCTATTCAAAGAAAAAATGGGAATCACGCCCAAACAGTATTTAATTCATTTCAGAATGAAGACAGCTGCGGATTTGCTTACCGTCTACCAAAAATCCATTGCCGTTGTTGCTGCATCAGTCGGCTATCCTGATCCGTTTGTTTTTTCCCGTACATTCAAAAATCACTTTGGTGTTTCGCCTATGCAATATATTCAGAGGCTTGAAAAACCTACTCGCAGCTTCAATGAATTTAAGTTAACCTGA
- a CDS encoding sigma-70 family RNA polymerase sigma factor → MKFHKTPRSKRSTYTYEVYDSDGTRLPSIVIRPGEEGVTEVDIKALHALDDSEVYYNLKASKPGTDTELKNKREEWREQYIEEFIKQYGYSPHPKDVEDAVNERFPKNWTESLEKLQESSDDADKSALSLLFFCPHFSSPVERMREIIGKLPPKEQSVYWLVLVGGEKKKDVAEELGISDVRVSQIAKKIQKLLADDEVLKSFFK, encoded by the coding sequence ATGAAATTCCATAAGACACCAAGAAGTAAAAGAAGTACATACACATATGAGGTGTATGATTCAGACGGAACAAGGCTTCCGAGCATTGTAATACGACCCGGTGAGGAGGGTGTTACTGAAGTGGATATTAAGGCGCTGCATGCTCTTGATGATTCGGAGGTGTATTACAATTTAAAAGCATCCAAACCGGGAACGGATACGGAGTTGAAAAATAAGAGAGAGGAGTGGCGAGAACAGTACATAGAGGAGTTTATAAAGCAATACGGTTATTCGCCGCATCCGAAAGATGTAGAAGATGCTGTAAATGAAAGGTTTCCGAAAAATTGGACTGAATCGTTAGAGAAATTACAAGAGAGCAGTGATGATGCAGATAAGTCTGCCTTATCACTGCTCTTTTTTTGTCCCCATTTTTCTTCGCCGGTGGAGCGTATGCGTGAAATTATAGGCAAACTTCCGCCCAAGGAACAGAGCGTCTATTGGCTTGTGTTGGTAGGCGGAGAAAAGAAAAAAGATGTGGCAGAAGAACTTGGAATTTCGGACGTTCGGGTGAGCCAGATTGCAAAGAAAATACAGAAGCTGCTTGCAGATGATGAAGTTTTAAAAAGTTTTTTCAAATGA